The proteins below are encoded in one region of Pomacea canaliculata isolate SZHN2017 linkage group LG7, ASM307304v1, whole genome shotgun sequence:
- the LOC112567595 gene encoding fibrinogen gamma chain-like: MCCPQLLFLLSEQREWTKFCQLFEENNIRSVAKDSRWQTTILLNRIHTLLNLKNMTAITDLTSESRIVSTRYGCYTSCLDHDLCLAFTLYNTNGTTLKCTCHKGSLLSLNKEPSSDLYFISPRAKSILRDEKKTSLAPSFFLKDWLVADCTSDNDCPQKNVVCFKDRCLCLPGFFFSTRDNTCIATCSTADLQNTFMEYPESGIRGHNIAVLDGLTIETCKKLCITTNSCLTVDFRAKGGRCLLHDVTSLTAQVAWYPHTSRGWTHYQRTCMDSSDSYPGPLWYNSPCRNKVDCPDPNSWCLLGRCGCVAGFSLDINDMSCGLESCRDWQRRGVKSGVYSVITAGISTKVWCDMDHGGGWLVFQRRLDGSVDFYRKWTDYEQGFGDVTGEFWLGLYKIHKLTQGRPHRLRVDLMEVSGERHYAEYSAFNVGGPDTKYRLQVSGYSGDAGDSLKVHNNQGFTTHDQDNDNYTTANCAVYYHGAWWYRNCHDSNLNGRYKHDGAVGYDGIAWYYANNDNRGFIFSEMKFKAV, translated from the exons ATGTGTTGCCCTCAGCTTTTGTTCTTATTGTCAGAGCAACGAGAATGGACCAAATTTTGTCAACTATTCGAAGAGAATAACATACGCAGCGTTGCAAAGGACTCACGATGGCAAACTACCATCTTGCTAAACAGAATACACACACTGTTGAATTTAAAGAATATGACTGCTATTACTGATCTCACATCTGAGAGTCGCATTGTATCTACGAGGTACGGTTGTTATACCTCTTGTCTCGATCACGACTTGTGTCTTGCCTTCACACTCTACAACACCAATGGGACAACTCTCAAGTGCACATGCCACAAAGGGTCACTTCTATCCTTGAACAAGGAACCGAGTTCAGACCTGTATTTCATTTCTCCACGCGCAAAGAGCATTTTGAGAGATGAGAAAAAGACATCCCTTGCACCATCCTTCTTTTTAAAGGACTGGCTCGTGGCAGACTGCACCAGCGATAACGACTGTCCTCAGAAGAACGTTGTGTGCTTTAAAGACAGATGCCTTTGTCTAccaggtttctttttttcaacacGTGATAACACTTGTATTGCAA CATGCAGCACAGCCGACCTACAGAATACCTTCATGGAGTATCCGGAGAGCGGAATAAGGGGACATAACATCGCTGTACTGGATGGACTGACTATAGAAACGTGCAAGAAACTTTGTATCACGACTAACAGCTGTCTAACAGTTGATTTTAGAG CCAAGGGAGGGCGCTGCCTGCTGCATGACGTCACATCGCTAACAGCCCAGGTAGCCTGGTATCCTCACACCAGTagaggctggacccactaccagagaaccTGCATGGACTCTTCAGACTCGTATCCTGGACCACTGTGGTACAACTCACCGTGTCGCAACAAAGTAGACTGTCCTGACCCCAACAGCTGGTGTCTGTTGGGAAGATGTGGATGCGTGGCTGGCTTTTCTTTGGACATAAATGACATGTCATGTGGTTTAG AATCCTGCCGTGACTGGCAGAGGAGAGGTGTAAAGTCTGGTGTATACAGTGTCATTACGGCGGGTATCTCGACAAAAGTTTGGTGTGACATGGACCACGGTGGCGGATGGTTG GTTTTCCAAAGACGTCTTGACGGTTCGGTAGACTTTTACCGGAAGTGGACGGACTATGAGCAAGGTTTTGGTGACGTCACCGGAGAGTTTTGGCTTG GATTATACAAGATTCACAAACTTACACAAGGCAGACCTCATCGACTCCGTGTTGACCTCATGGAGGTGAGTGGAGAACGTCACTATGCTGAGTACTCGGCATTCAATGTGGGCGGTCCTGATACAAAATACCGACTCCAGGTCTCTGGTTATTCAGGTGACGCAG GTGACAGCCTAAAAGTACATAACAACCAAGGTTTCACCACACACGACCAAGACAATGACAATTACACTACCGCTAACTGCGCGGTATATTAccacggcgcctggtggtacagAAATTGTCACGACTCCAACCTCAACGGACGTTACAAGCATGACGGGGCCGTTGGTTATGACGGCATTGCATGGTATTATGCCAATAATGATAACAGAGGCTTCATTTTCTCGGAGATGAAATTCAAAGCAGTGTGA